The following are from one region of the Flavobacteriaceae bacterium UJ101 genome:
- the rhlE gene encoding RNA helicase (ATP-binding RNA helicase involved in 40S ribosomal subunit biogenesis and is required for the normal formation of 18S rRNAs through pre-rRNA processing at A0, A1 and A2 sites. Required for vegetative growth (By similarity); Belongs to the DEAD box helicase family. DDX49/DBP8 subfamily; Contains 1 helicase ATP-binding domain; Contains 1 helicase C-terminal domain.; KEGG: eco:b0797 ATP-dependent RNA helicase RhlE) encodes MSFESLGLSNALLKAISQKGYTKPSVVQEKAIPLVLDRKDVLASAQTGTGKTAGFTLPLLQILSEQPLQKRRPIRALILTPTRELAAQVYDNVKEYSTFLDIRSTVIFGGVNANPQIKTLRNGVDILIATPGRLLDLESQQVLSLSKIEVLVLDEADRMLDMGFRRDIDKVLRLVPKKRQNLLFSATFSKEIKKLANEILHKPVLVEATPENTTAKRVNQKIYRTNKGSKTKLIIKLISEGNWSQVLVFTRTKHGANRLSQKMEKAGITAAAIHGNKSQNARTKALKSFKTGEIRVLVATDIAARGLDIPLLPHVVNFELPNVPEDYVHRIGRTGRAGASGEAISLVSYDEKEYILGIEKLLNQRLPIEVIEGFEPSLEPEKGEKKTNGKSKFNKNKRKVHSSKKRSRDLKSNKHRNDGKKKTSGAPHQNQTKKI; translated from the coding sequence ATGTCATTTGAATCATTAGGATTATCCAATGCTTTATTAAAAGCAATTAGCCAGAAAGGCTATACAAAACCCTCTGTTGTACAAGAAAAAGCAATTCCGTTAGTATTAGATAGGAAAGATGTTTTAGCTTCAGCACAAACTGGAACTGGAAAAACAGCAGGATTTACATTACCATTGTTGCAGATTTTGTCAGAACAACCATTACAAAAAAGAAGACCCATACGAGCTTTAATTTTAACCCCAACACGAGAATTAGCTGCTCAAGTTTATGATAATGTAAAAGAGTATAGTACTTTTTTAGATATTCGTTCTACGGTGATTTTTGGAGGAGTTAATGCAAATCCACAAATCAAAACATTACGTAATGGAGTTGATATTCTAATAGCTACTCCTGGACGCTTATTGGATTTGGAAAGCCAGCAAGTATTATCTTTATCAAAGATTGAGGTTTTGGTTTTAGATGAGGCCGATCGTATGTTGGATATGGGGTTTCGACGTGATATTGATAAAGTATTACGTTTAGTACCTAAAAAACGTCAAAACTTATTGTTTTCAGCTACTTTTTCTAAAGAAATTAAAAAATTAGCTAATGAAATCTTACATAAACCTGTTTTGGTAGAAGCAACACCTGAAAATACAACCGCAAAACGGGTTAATCAAAAAATTTACCGTACTAATAAGGGTAGTAAAACGAAGTTGATTATAAAATTAATTTCTGAAGGGAATTGGAGTCAAGTTTTAGTTTTTACACGAACGAAACATGGGGCTAATCGATTAAGTCAGAAAATGGAAAAAGCTGGAATTACAGCTGCTGCCATTCATGGGAATAAAAGTCAAAATGCTAGAACTAAAGCATTAAAAAGTTTTAAAACAGGAGAGATTCGGGTTTTAGTTGCTACAGATATTGCTGCACGAGGTCTAGATATCCCACTGTTACCTCATGTTGTCAATTTTGAATTACCTAATGTTCCAGAAGATTATGTACATCGTATAGGACGTACAGGTAGAGCAGGAGCTAGTGGGGAGGCTATTTCATTAGTTTCCTATGATGAAAAAGAATATATTTTAGGAATTGAAAAATTATTGAATCAGAGGCTACCTATTGAAGTTATAGAAGGATTTGAACCTAGTTTAGAACCTGAGAAAGGAGAGAAGAAAACGAATGGAAAATCAAAATTTAATAAAAATAAGAGAAAAGTTCATTCTAGTAAAAAAAGAAGTCGTGATTTAAAGTCCAATAAACATCGTAACGACGGTAAAAAAAAGACTTCAGGTGCTCCTCATCAAAATCAAACAAAGAAAATTTAA
- a CDS encoding rlpA-like lipoprotein (Belongs to the RlpA family; Contains 1 SPOR domain.), whose translation MRNIFTLLALSFSLVAFATNETGKSKDSSNKDAKVEKTTNEKTGKASWYGPGFHGKLTANGERYDMNGVSAAHKTLKFGTKVKITNLANGKSIVVRINDRGPYIAGRQFDLSKGAFKKIASIHTGVIKIKYEILK comes from the coding sequence ATGAGAAACATTTTTACATTATTAGCATTAAGCTTTTCTTTAGTTGCTTTCGCTACAAATGAAACGGGGAAATCTAAAGATAGTAGTAATAAAGATGCCAAGGTTGAAAAAACAACCAATGAAAAAACAGGAAAAGCCTCATGGTATGGTCCTGGATTTCACGGAAAATTAACAGCAAACGGAGAACGATATGATATGAATGGTGTTTCAGCTGCTCATAAAACATTAAAATTTGGTACAAAAGTTAAAATCACCAATCTTGCTAACGGAAAAAGTATCGTTGTAAGAATAAATGATCGAGGACCTTATATTGCTGGTAGACAATTTGATTTGAGTAAAGGAGCTTTTAAAAAAATTGCTTCAATTCACACAGGTGTAATCAAAATTAAATATGAAATTTTAAAATAG
- the bioB gene encoding biotin synthase (Catalyzes the conversion of dethiobiotin (DTB) to biotin by the insertion of a sulfur atom into dethiobiotin via a radical- based mechanism; Belongs to the radical SAM superfamily. Biotin synthase family.; KEGG: tre:TRIREDRAFT_4767 biotin synthase): MSQYTKARNDWTKEEIIAIYNKPFMELLYEAAQVHRAFHDPNTVQVSTLISIKTGGCSEDCGYCPQAARYHTDVESEELMTVNQVKAQALRAKSGGSSRVCMGAAWRNVKDGPDFEQVLEMVRTINKLDMEVCCTLGMLTENQAKRLSEAGLYAYNHNVDTSEEYYKDVISTRGYEDRIQTIENVRKTNVTVCSGGIIGMGESIEDRAGMLETLTRFSPHPESVPINALVPVEGTPMEEFKPVDIFEMVRMVATARIVLPESQVRLSAGRTQMSREGQAMCFFAGANSIFAGDKLLTTPNPDIDEDMQMFELLGLNTQKPFFKHEQRESVEAKDSQFESLGEKPKWTRPDHKIDRNEAKRVKS; encoded by the coding sequence ATGAGTCAGTATACCAAAGCTAGAAATGACTGGACAAAAGAAGAAATTATCGCTATATATAATAAACCTTTCATGGAATTGCTTTACGAAGCAGCTCAAGTTCACCGAGCTTTTCATGATCCCAATACTGTACAAGTTAGTACACTAATTTCAATTAAAACAGGTGGTTGCTCAGAAGATTGTGGTTATTGTCCACAAGCAGCTCGATACCATACTGATGTTGAGAGTGAAGAATTGATGACTGTTAATCAAGTTAAAGCACAAGCTTTGCGAGCCAAGTCAGGAGGTTCTTCTCGAGTTTGTATGGGAGCTGCATGGAGAAACGTTAAAGACGGACCTGATTTCGAACAAGTTTTAGAAATGGTTCGTACCATCAATAAATTGGATATGGAAGTTTGTTGTACATTGGGAATGCTTACAGAAAATCAAGCAAAACGTTTATCTGAAGCAGGTTTATATGCATATAATCATAATGTAGATACTTCTGAAGAATATTACAAAGACGTTATTTCAACACGTGGGTATGAAGATCGTATTCAAACCATTGAAAACGTTCGTAAAACAAATGTAACAGTTTGTTCTGGTGGAATTATTGGTATGGGAGAATCTATAGAAGATCGTGCAGGAATGCTAGAAACTTTAACTCGATTTAGTCCTCATCCAGAATCTGTTCCCATTAATGCCTTAGTTCCAGTAGAAGGAACTCCTATGGAAGAATTCAAACCTGTTGATATTTTTGAAATGGTTCGTATGGTGGCTACTGCTCGTATTGTACTACCTGAATCACAAGTTCGTCTATCAGCGGGAAGAACTCAAATGAGTCGTGAAGGACAAGCGATGTGCTTCTTTGCTGGTGCCAACTCTATTTTTGCCGGAGATAAATTATTAACCACTCCAAACCCTGATATTGATGAAGATATGCAAATGTTTGAATTATTAGGTCTAAATACACAGAAACCTTTCTTCAAACATGAACAACGTGAATCGGTTGAGGCAAAAGACTCTCAATTTGAATCACTAGGTGAAAAACCAAAATGGACACGCCCTGATCATAAAATTGATCGAAATGAAGCAAAAAGAGTTAAGAGTTAA